TTAACATGGACCAAAGCTCACCCATTGGGTTGTCCCATAAGGTCCCTTGGTCCGGACACAAACCCATTGTATGTCCCAAAAAGGACATAGTCGTGAGTACCCCTGACTTGGACACGGATCCTTTGGTCCCAAGAAGGACAAGAAATATGTATTTGGTCCGGTAAAGTCCCTTACCCAAGTGCCATTGGCGCCTTGATGTAATAGGCAAGCCAACTAGGCCGGACATGTGTTCTTGCTGTGAATATCTTATATATGTTTAGCTCATGTTCAACCACGAGGCACTGAAAATAAAGACATACACGTCCCTTACCTTAAGTACTATTGGCGCCTTGCCTTGATGTATTTGTCATGTCATACACATCCGGACATGAGTATTGATGTAAACCTATTGTCTAGGTTTAGGTCATGTCCGAACATAAAGGACTGGGACATGATAAAATACATCATATGTTACCTACAAGGAACTAAGAATTTGAGATTACATTATACTAACCAAAACCCAAAAAAGGGTTAATATGTTTTGATTGATACATGTTATCTCTCGGATCCACAATGATAGATCCCAGGCAAGTTATGTCTTTGCAACGCGGTATCACTACTTTACCTTGGTATTGAGACCATTAGTCATTGGCGTCCATGAAGCTCAACCATCAGGTTGGGATACGCCAACTTAAGGACATATACAGAGGTACACATCAGGAGGAGTAATACATGTTGTACTCTTTTTCCTTTATCATGGTTTTGTCCCACTGGATTTTCCTGATAAGGTTTTAATGAGGCAACATCCAAAGCGTATTACAAACTCTGAATGGTTATGACATCCAAGGGGGATGTTATAAACCATATGATGGATGTCTATAACCGGTCCATCCATAAGCCGGCCCAATACCTAGAGAGAAAGAGAGAGGCGGCCGCAGCAAGAAGAGAGAGAGACGGCTAGGAGAGACAGCAAACCCTAGTTTCCTTTTAATTGTATTTGTATATTTTCCATATTTGTATCTTTCCATTTATCTATTTGTAATTCTCATATATAAGGACAACTCATTATGAATAATAACAAGAACTTACGGATTCGAAATAGTTTACAACATTTTGTGTTTAAACGTTGAGAGAGAGAATTTTCTAACAGTTTTTAGTTAAGGAATTATTTCATTATAAAAACACTCAAGGCTTTTGACCCAAAAAAAATAATACTTAAGGGTTAAAAATAGATAGGCTGATTTTTGAGGGTTTCTTTCACTAATATATAAGATCAGAAGGTTGACAAAAACAAAGATAAATAAAACCTATAAAAAGACACGAGATCTACGGAAGCAGATAAGATCCAGAGGAATAGGCCAGTGGAAGACCAATAACAGCTGTTCTTCTTTTCCCCGACCACAACGTCACTCGACAGTTGATTCAAATCCTATAAATTCCAACTGCTCTTCTTCATTTTCAATATCAAACGTTTCTTGCCTTATTCGAACAATATCTGCTCTGCTCAACACTGACTCTTCCACGACGTCGGAGAAATGGCTGGAGGGTTTGTCAGTCAAACGCCGGGAGTTCGAAACTATAATTACAAACTGACACCTAAAGTGTTCATAACATGTTTCATCGGTGCTTTTGGTGGTCTCATCTTCGGATACGATCTCGGGATCTCAGGTTTTTTTTTTTAAGTCTTGTTCTTCTTTGATCTGATCTAGGAAATATTGGTTGTGTGATTTAGGTTTTTTTTTGTTATTGCTTGTAGGAGGGGTAACCTCAATGGAGCCGTTCTTGGAAGAGTTTTTCCCTCACGTGTACAAGAAGATGAAGAGCGCACATGAGAATGAGTACTGTCGTTTCGATAGTGAGCTTCTCACTCTCTTCACTTCGTCTCTCTATTTAGCGGCTCTGGTCTCTTCCTTATTCGCCTCCACGATAACCCGAATTTTTGGAAGGAAATGGTCTATGTTTCTTGGTGGTTTCACCTTCTTTGTCGGCTCTGCTTTCAACGGCTTTGCCCAAAACATAGCCATGCTTCTCATCGGTCGTATTCTACTCGGTTTCGGTGTCGGATTTGCCAATCAAGTAAGTTTCTAAAAATGTTGTGTTAATAAATGTAGAGTCTACACTGGTATTTTGAGAATTAATAAACTAATATATAGAATGGTAGATTCAATCCAGTTATCGCCAATTGATTTTAAGTTGAAAATTATAATATTTTATTTCCTCCATTGATAGAAGTAACTTGATAAAGAAGTTACAATGGCGGCTTATACTAATCGGTTTTGGTTTCAGTCTGTTCCGGTTTATCTGTCGGAAATGGCACCTCCGAATCTTAGAGGAGCGTTCAACAACGGGTTTCAAGTAGCAATCATATTTGGTATTGTTGTTGCAACGATCATCAATTACTTCACTGCACAGATGAAAGGGAACATTGGGTGGAGAATCTCCCTAGGGTTAGCTTGTGTCCCTGCAATGATGATCATGATCGGAGCTCTGATCCTTCCCGACACTCCAAACTCCCTCATCGAACGTGGCTTCGCTGAAGAGGCCAAGGAAATGCTTCGATCTCTCCGAGGAACCGATGAAGTGGAAGAAGAGTTTCAAGATCTCATTGATGCAAGCGAGGAGTCTAAGCAAGTGAAACATCCATGGAAGAACATCTTGCTTCCACGTTACAGACCACAGTTGATCATGACTTGCTCCATTCCTTTCTTCCAACAACTTACCGGAATCAATGTCATTACATTTTACGCTCCCGTTCTGTTCCAAACCCTAGGGTTCGGTAGTAAAGCCTCGCTCTTATCAGCTATGGTAACGGGTATCATCGAGCTCTTGTGTACCTTCGTCGCTGTTTTCACAGTTGATAGGTTTGGAAGAAGAGTCTTGTTCCTCCAGGGAGGTATCCAGATGCTTATCTCTCAGGTAAATACAAAATTCTAACCCTAACCCTAGCTCTGCTTTATGTTTCTTGACCAACACTCAATCTCTCGAAAAATCGTTATTTGTGTTGTAGATCGCTATTGGAGCCATGATTGGAGTTAAATTTGGAACAGTTGGAACAGGGAACATAGGGAAAACAGATGCTAATGTTATCGTGGCACTGATCTGCATCTATGTAGCGGGTTTCGCCTGGTCATGGGGACCGCTGGGATGGCTGGTCCCTAGTGAGATATCTCCACTAGAGATCCGATCAGCAGCACAAGCCATAAACGTTGCGGTCAACATGTTCTTCACATTCCTTGTAGCTCAGCTCTTCCTTACAATGCTTTGTCACATGAAATTTGGACTATTCTTCTTCTTTGCGGTGTTTGTCTTAATTATGACAATATTCATCTACTTGATGTTGCCTGAGACGAAGAATGTACCAATCGAAGAGATGAATAGAGTGTGGAAGGCACACTGGTTCTGGGGAAGGTTTATTCCTGATGAAGCTGTTGGTGTTAGTGCTGCTGAGTTGCAACAAAAGGCGGTGTGATGATGATGATGATGGAACAAAGTTTTCTTTGGGCAAAAGACTTGTGAGAAAACATGAAAAGAGAAAGGTGATGATGATTCAAAGGATGAAATAAGAATGAAATGTCGAATAATGTGTTTATTCTTGAAAGAAAGCTGCTCTGCTTTTGTAAAGCAGAGACTTAGCTTTCACTTAGTTTGTTCTTTCTTCTTTATTCTTTCTTCTTATTAAATTTCTCTTTGTTGCAATTGAAGTTTCGACCTAACATTCCTGTTAGTATTTATTTGGAAAAAAGAGTTATAATGTTAAATCGAGAAACAAGAATAGTCAACGGTAGATATTTCAGCTGTATCAGAAAGTGCTGGTTACCATTTTCTTATATGATTGGAGTAACCGTTTCATCGAGGACGTATCTGCTCCACCTTCTCTCTAAAAGGAACCACCGCATCTCTGTCCGTTTTCCGGCGGTCGCTGCCACGGGCGGCCGCTGGACATCCGTCCGTTGTTGTTTTCTTTCTTTTTTTCGCCGTTCCGTCCCTCTATCCTTCGTCGTCCCTGTTTCTCTGCGGTTAGAGGGAGTCGTGTGTCTGGATCTCAGATCTGGTCGACCCAAATACAGATCTGGGTTTGCGATGGCTGTGGTCGCTTGAGGAAGGCTTCTACCAGTACTGTGTCTAACCTTCGTCCGTCTAGGGTTTCCAGGTGGTTTTCCCGAGCTTCAGGTTCGCTTCTCCGAGTGTGGTGGCGTGTGCAGCTGGAAACCCAGATCTGTATTTGGGTCGTCTTGCTTCTTCGGTGTTGCGTTTGTGTGTCGTGTGAGGCGCTGTGTTGTGTGGAGTTGGGGCTCTTGGTCCGCCAGATTCTGGTAGGCTCTGTGTCTCTCTGCTTTCTCTGTGGTGTTGCCGCCATCTTGGTGGCCATTGTGGAAAGGTGAGTGAGGTTTACAAGTGTATGTGACTTGACGTATTGCTTGAGCTTGGGAGTTCTGCTTCTTTTCGTTGAAGTCATCTTCAGTGGTTTTGATCTTTGACGATAAGAACCTTTGCGAGACCATTTCTAGTGTTTGAAAGGAGATAGATGTTTTTTCTGGAGCTTTTGCTTCAGTGATGGTCGATTGCCGCTGATTTGCTCGTGTTAATGTTGGATTTGGAGTGGTTTTTATCTAGTTACCGGCTGTTGAATAAGACGTAGTCGGGAAGCTTTCTTAGGCTTTGCCTTAGGGTGATGGTATGATGGTGCGTATGAGGCGCGTGGAGAACTCTTTCAAGGTCCAATGGCGAGACTTAGTTGGGATTGAAGGGTGTTTACANNNNNNNNNNNNNNNNNNNNNNNNNNNNNNNNNTGTATTGGTGATGTTCGTGTGCTTCCAGTCCTTGTTGCGAGGCCATCTCATCCCTTGTATATGCGGCCGCTAGAGTCTCTGAAGTGCCTGAGCTTCGCGATCTCAGGTCTTTGTTTGCTGACAGATACGGGACTAACTCACTTGAACAGTTTGTGAACCCTGAGGTATATTAAATATACATTCTCTACGTCTTTTGGCTCCGGGTGGTACTTGTTACCTTGCCGGCTCTTGGCTTCGGGTGGTACTTGTTACCTCGCCGACTCTTGGCTTCAGACAATATCGTTATTGTATGCGTGTAACCGAATGTTTGATATAATCTTAATCTACCGGATGACAAAAAGGAGTAACCGTTTCATCATCCACCACCGATTGAAGAACTTCTCTGTTCCAACACTTTTTAAAGTAAAAAGTAATGAAACATTCTTAAAAGTAATTTATGACGTGTAACTTTACTTTGAAAATGACGATGGTTTTAGGCTTTTTGGCCATCAATTATGAATTGAATTACATAAATTGGATTCTGATATTATATACAGTAATTAGATTTAAATGGAACTGACTCATAT
The DNA window shown above is from Brassica oleracea var. oleracea cultivar TO1000 chromosome C3, BOL, whole genome shotgun sequence and carries:
- the LOC106331918 gene encoding sugar transport protein 4-like yields the protein MAGGFVSQTPGVRNYNYKLTPKVFITCFIGAFGGLIFGYDLGISGGVTSMEPFLEEFFPHVYKKMKSAHENEYCRFDSELLTLFTSSLYLAALVSSLFASTITRIFGRKWSMFLGGFTFFVGSAFNGFAQNIAMLLIGRILLGFGVGFANQSVPVYLSEMAPPNLRGAFNNGFQVAIIFGIVVATIINYFTAQMKGNIGWRISLGLACVPAMMIMIGALILPDTPNSLIERGFAEEAKEMLRSLRGTDEVEEEFQDLIDASEESKQVKHPWKNILLPRYRPQLIMTCSIPFFQQLTGINVITFYAPVLFQTLGFGSKASLLSAMVTGIIELLCTFVAVFTVDRFGRRVLFLQGGIQMLISQIAIGAMIGVKFGTVGTGNIGKTDANVIVALICIYVAGFAWSWGPLGWLVPSEISPLEIRSAAQAINVAVNMFFTFLVAQLFLTMLCHMKFGLFFFFAVFVLIMTIFIYLMLPETKNVPIEEMNRVWKAHWFWGRFIPDEAVGVSAAELQQKAV